The Salinibacterium sp. M195 genome includes a window with the following:
- a CDS encoding ABC transporter permease, with protein MATTSSRLVQIWRRLPVVRQVRQAVGLQRGMLVAGLILTGIFLLTALFAPLLAPYGFAQLRDDDGTFGAQVPPGGQHILGTTVGGYDVLSRVIWGSRTAVLVIVVAVALSIFAGVLLGLVSGYLGSWLDRVLVVISDAVYAFPTLLLAIVAAIAISGGRSSFWGGVFAAAISITVVYIPQYFRVIRAETVRIKSEAYVESAKVLGASTPRIMFRHVFRNATRTLPLIFTLNSSEAILTLAGLGFLGFGIEPSAAAEWGYDLNKSISDVTSGIWWTSLFPGLAIVLVVLGITLVGESLNDLADPRLRTRRRADQSAPVLETSALSTVDLDDDGTPIDPLEARS; from the coding sequence ATGGCTACGACTTCCTCTCGATTGGTCCAGATCTGGCGGCGTTTACCCGTCGTTCGCCAAGTACGTCAGGCCGTTGGCTTGCAACGCGGAATGCTTGTCGCCGGTCTTATTTTGACCGGAATTTTCCTGCTTACGGCGCTCTTCGCGCCGCTCCTTGCGCCCTATGGTTTCGCGCAACTGCGTGACGACGATGGCACGTTCGGTGCCCAAGTCCCTCCGGGTGGCCAGCACATTCTCGGTACCACTGTCGGCGGCTACGATGTGCTCTCTCGGGTGATCTGGGGATCGCGTACCGCGGTGCTCGTCATTGTTGTTGCGGTTGCGCTGTCGATCTTTGCCGGCGTGCTCCTCGGCCTCGTCTCTGGCTATCTGGGGAGCTGGCTTGACCGGGTTCTGGTCGTCATTTCTGATGCCGTTTACGCCTTCCCGACGCTGTTGCTTGCGATCGTCGCGGCAATCGCTATTAGCGGTGGCCGTTCCAGTTTCTGGGGTGGCGTCTTCGCGGCGGCGATCTCCATCACGGTCGTCTATATTCCGCAATATTTCCGGGTAATCCGGGCCGAAACGGTGCGAATCAAGTCGGAAGCCTATGTGGAGTCTGCAAAGGTTCTTGGCGCGAGTACACCTCGCATCATGTTCCGTCACGTGTTCCGCAATGCAACGCGTACTCTGCCGTTGATCTTCACTCTGAACAGTTCAGAAGCAATTCTGACGCTGGCAGGACTCGGCTTTCTCGGTTTCGGTATTGAACCGTCCGCGGCTGCGGAGTGGGGCTATGACCTCAATAAGTCGATCTCGGATGTCACGAGCGGTATTTGGTGGACGTCACTGTTCCCCGGTTTGGCTATCGTGCTCGTCGTGCTCGGAATCACTTTGGTCGGGGAGAGCCTGAACGACCTTGCGGACCCGCGACTGCGTACACGTCGCCGCGCCGACCAATCGGCGCCGGTCCTCGAGACATCGGCTCTGAGCACTGTTGACCTTGACGATGACGGAACACCGATCGATCCTCTGGAGGCTCGCTCATGA